One window of the Gammaproteobacteria bacterium genome contains the following:
- a CDS encoding MoxR family ATPase — protein sequence MAVNSAQQLLQQLAEHTGRVVFGADALIHDLAIALIARGHVLLEGPPGLGKTLLARSLARQLSGQFQRVQCTPDLMPADLTGVNIWRADLAKFEWLPGPLVADVVLVDELNRTGPKTQAALLEAMEERAITVDRERHALPADFLVIATQNPHEFEGTFALPESQLDRFLLKLSLSYPDTATEIAVLRAYDGSDNGQLAEFEKLPVLDGALLIAARAQAGAVHVSDALYEYVTAIAAATRSHPKIALGLSTRGALALMRCARAAATLDGSAYLTPDHVKRVASAVIAHRLLAQPEAALEGETGERLVSAAIEAVPVPRAAGGADSE from the coding sequence ATTGCAGTGAACTCCGCACAACAACTGCTGCAGCAGCTCGCAGAACACACCGGCCGCGTCGTGTTCGGCGCCGATGCCCTGATCCACGATCTGGCGATCGCGCTGATCGCGCGCGGCCATGTGCTGCTCGAAGGCCCGCCCGGTCTCGGCAAGACCCTGCTCGCGCGCAGCCTCGCGCGCCAGCTCAGCGGCCAGTTCCAGCGTGTGCAGTGCACACCGGACCTGATGCCGGCCGACCTCACCGGCGTCAACATCTGGCGCGCCGATCTGGCCAAGTTCGAATGGCTGCCGGGACCGCTGGTGGCCGACGTGGTGCTGGTCGACGAACTCAACCGCACCGGCCCCAAGACCCAAGCCGCGCTGCTCGAAGCCATGGAGGAACGCGCCATCACCGTGGATCGAGAACGCCACGCGCTGCCGGCGGATTTCCTGGTGATCGCCACCCAGAACCCACACGAATTCGAGGGCACCTTCGCCCTGCCGGAATCGCAGCTGGACCGCTTCCTGCTGAAACTGTCGCTGAGCTATCCCGATACCGCCACCGAGATCGCCGTGCTGCGCGCCTATGACGGCTCGGACAACGGTCAGCTCGCTGAATTCGAGAAGCTGCCAGTGCTGGACGGCGCCTTGCTCATCGCCGCGCGCGCGCAGGCCGGCGCCGTGCACGTCAGCGACGCCCTGTACGAATACGTGACCGCCATCGCCGCCGCCACACGCAGTCACCCGAAGATCGCGCTGGGCCTGTCCACGCGCGGCGCACTGGCACTGATGCGCTGCGCGCGCGCGGCGGCGACGCTCGACGGCAGCGCCTATCTCACACCGGACCACGTCAAGCGCGTTGCCAGCGCAGTCATCGCGCATCGCCTGCTGGCACAGCCCGAAGCCGCGCTGGAAGGCGAAACCGGCGAGCGGCTGGTCAGCGCCGCGATCGAGGCAGTCCCGGTTCCGCGTGCGGCCGGCGGTGCGGATTCCGAATGA
- a CDS encoding VOC family protein: MKPQPLIAVNDVESSSRWYQAVLGLSSGHGGKDYEQLLFRGRMVLQLHRWDAHAHPHIGRPELNPHGNGVLLWFQTAHFDRALQRITRHGATVLEGPEVNANAHHREIWLQDPDGYVVALAGAYGDLG; the protein is encoded by the coding sequence ATGAAGCCACAGCCCCTTATTGCCGTAAATGACGTTGAATCCAGCAGCCGCTGGTATCAGGCGGTGCTGGGGCTCAGCAGCGGGCACGGCGGCAAAGACTACGAGCAGCTTCTGTTTCGGGGGCGCATGGTTTTGCAGCTGCACCGCTGGGATGCGCACGCGCATCCGCACATCGGCCGGCCCGAGTTGAACCCCCATGGCAACGGCGTGCTGCTCTGGTTTCAAACCGCCCACTTCGATCGCGCCCTGCAAAGGATCACAAGACATGGCGCGACGGTACTCGAAGGCCCCGAAGTGAACGCCAACGCCCATCATCGCGAGATCTGGCTACAGGACCCGGACGGCTACGTTGTCGCCCTGGCGGGCGCCTATGGCGACCTCGGGTGA
- a CDS encoding MATE family efflux transporter, with amino-acid sequence MLLFPTRDRTAPVLGIALPIIGGLMSQNLLNLVDTWMVGALGAPALAGVGIAGFVNFMAFATIMGLSVAVQATAARRYGEGRRSDTARPLNGGLLLSLAFGLPWSIALIVAAPTLLSWLSHDPAVLAEGTPYLQWRLLSVVAVGMNFSFRGYWSAVGLARLYLFTLVGMHVINVIVSYVLIFGALGLPALGTAGAGIGTTVSLLIGTSAYFLMARRFAGRAGFLESWPSRAELLALARLGLPNSVQQFLFASGLTALMWIVSQLGTAPLAVSNVLINLSLVAALPAIGFGIAAATLTAQALGRGEPGDAARWPWDTFRVALPLFVVLAGAMIGFPDGLLGLFLHEPELIALGHAALQFVGLTVIVDGLGLILMQSLLGAGASQVVMLVAVALQWLLFLPAAYLLGPVLNLGFSILWAAMAVYRSLQTLVFGILWGRGGWARIKI; translated from the coding sequence ATGCTCCTGTTTCCGACACGCGACCGCACGGCTCCGGTTCTGGGGATCGCCTTGCCGATCATCGGCGGGCTGATGTCGCAGAACCTGCTCAATCTCGTCGATACCTGGATGGTGGGCGCGCTCGGCGCGCCGGCGCTGGCGGGTGTCGGCATCGCCGGTTTCGTCAATTTCATGGCCTTTGCCACGATCATGGGCTTGTCCGTTGCGGTACAGGCCACGGCCGCACGCCGTTATGGCGAAGGTCGCCGCAGCGACACGGCACGGCCACTCAACGGCGGCCTGCTGCTGTCGCTGGCCTTCGGCCTGCCGTGGTCGATCGCATTGATTGTGGCAGCCCCGACACTGCTGTCCTGGCTCAGCCACGATCCGGCCGTGCTGGCGGAAGGCACGCCCTATCTGCAGTGGCGGCTGTTATCCGTGGTCGCGGTGGGCATGAACTTCTCGTTTCGGGGCTACTGGAGCGCAGTGGGTCTGGCGCGCCTGTACCTGTTCACGCTGGTGGGCATGCACGTCATCAATGTCATAGTGAGTTATGTACTCATCTTCGGCGCGCTCGGGCTTCCCGCGCTGGGCACCGCGGGGGCCGGCATCGGCACCACGGTCAGCCTGCTGATCGGCACCAGCGCCTATTTCCTGATGGCGCGCCGCTTCGCAGGCCGCGCCGGCTTTCTGGAATCCTGGCCCAGCCGCGCGGAACTGCTGGCGCTGGCGCGGCTCGGCCTGCCCAACTCGGTCCAGCAGTTCCTGTTCGCCTCGGGCCTGACCGCCCTGATGTGGATCGTCTCGCAGCTCGGCACAGCACCCCTGGCGGTATCCAATGTGCTGATCAATCTGTCGCTGGTGGCGGCGCTGCCGGCGATCGGCTTCGGCATCGCCGCGGCCACGCTGACAGCACAGGCACTGGGACGCGGCGAACCCGGCGACGCGGCACGCTGGCCCTGGGACACGTTCCGGGTGGCGCTGCCGCTGTTCGTGGTGCTGGCCGGTGCGATGATCGGATTCCCCGATGGGCTGCTGGGCCTGTTCCTGCACGAGCCGGAACTGATCGCGCTGGGCCATGCGGCGCTGCAGTTCGTGGGCCTGACGGTCATCGTCGACGGTCTCGGCCTGATCCTGATGCAGTCGCTGCTCGGCGCCGGCGCCAGTCAGGTCGTGATGCTGGTCGCGGTCGCCCTGCAATGGTTGCTGTTCCTGCCGGCGGCCTACCTGTTGGGGCCGGTGCTGAACCTGGGCTTTTCGATCCTGTGGGCGGCGATGGCGGTTTATCGGAGCCTGCAAACCCTGGTTTTCGGAATCCTCTGGGGCCGTGGTGGTTGGGCCAGGATCAAAATCTAG
- a CDS encoding DUF4350 domain-containing protein has translation MRDLVLTVCGALLALLLAVAVLSPLGQSESSDLSRPRSQDRGDSGLHGLYRWLDQSGIPVRRLRERYDRLSAVATRGEGNLLILALPSLATVRLNEQRALHDWVARGNDVFVLYANASRPAWAGPVPAAATLNALELDQGSPSWSLDTAPICAGLFTPPPDESANTAAPDTGTDEPPDESVILPPSGPVKLKPHPADVGEALLAGIHELGVRQRDPNPLQMEVVYSDSDIRFHFDWLCDTVGGQVALRQFRLGNGRVFVSSYPEILSNRDLAEADNARFFSNLLGLSLRPGGAVIFDDMHQGDSALYDPAAFYGDPRLHASIGFALAIWLLYLLADASRFIRPPSAPSGVTPGDFAVSVGGFLARRLAPHEAGAALMRHFHESMQRRLGRTASTEESWPLLDSAGVDRDLCQQLRDEARRVQNGRRDLRPLMTLQQRIEEQLQ, from the coding sequence GTGAGAGACCTCGTACTGACCGTGTGCGGCGCCTTGCTGGCCCTGTTGCTGGCGGTGGCGGTGTTGTCTCCGCTGGGCCAGTCGGAGTCTTCCGACCTCTCGCGACCCCGCAGTCAGGATCGCGGCGATTCGGGCCTGCATGGACTGTACCGCTGGCTGGATCAGTCCGGCATCCCGGTGCGGCGCCTGCGTGAACGCTACGACCGCCTCAGCGCCGTTGCCACACGCGGCGAGGGCAATCTGCTGATCTTGGCACTGCCCAGCCTGGCTACGGTACGCCTGAACGAACAGCGCGCGCTGCACGACTGGGTCGCCCGCGGAAACGATGTCTTCGTGCTGTACGCCAATGCCAGCCGGCCGGCCTGGGCCGGGCCGGTTCCGGCCGCCGCCACCCTCAATGCGCTCGAACTGGATCAGGGCTCACCGTCCTGGAGCCTGGACACCGCGCCGATCTGCGCAGGGCTGTTCACACCGCCACCCGACGAATCCGCGAACACCGCCGCGCCCGACACCGGCACCGACGAGCCCCCGGACGAATCGGTGATCCTGCCGCCATCCGGCCCGGTCAAGCTCAAGCCCCATCCCGCGGATGTCGGGGAAGCGCTGCTGGCCGGCATCCATGAACTGGGCGTGCGCCAGCGAGACCCCAATCCTCTGCAAATGGAAGTGGTCTACAGCGACTCCGATATCCGGTTCCACTTCGACTGGCTCTGCGATACCGTCGGCGGACAGGTCGCGCTGCGCCAGTTCCGTCTCGGGAACGGCCGAGTGTTCGTGTCCAGCTACCCGGAAATCCTGTCGAACCGCGATCTCGCCGAGGCCGACAACGCACGATTTTTCTCCAACCTGCTGGGCCTTTCGCTGCGTCCCGGCGGCGCAGTGATCTTCGACGACATGCACCAGGGCGATTCGGCGCTATACGACCCCGCAGCGTTCTACGGCGATCCACGGCTGCACGCCAGTATCGGCTTCGCACTGGCGATCTGGCTGCTGTATCTGCTGGCGGACGCCTCACGCTTCATACGGCCGCCGTCCGCACCAAGCGGCGTGACGCCCGGCGACTTTGCCGTTTCCGTCGGCGGCTTCCTTGCGCGTCGCCTGGCGCCGCATGAGGCCGGCGCCGCGCTGATGCGGCATTTTCACGAGTCCATGCAGCGCCGGCTCGGCCGAACCGCCTCCACCGAAGAAAGCTGGCCCCTGCTGGACAGCGCGGGCGTTGACCGCGACCTGTGCCAACAACTGCGCGACGAGGCCCGTCGCGTACAGAACGGACGGCGCGACCTGCGCCCGCTGATGACGCTACAACAACGAATCGAGGAACAATTGCAGTGA
- a CDS encoding DUF1697 domain-containing protein: protein MPRYVAFLRGVSPMNLKMADLKACFEKMGFTDVRTVLSSGNVVFTADCAGVKKSEADLTLAIEAGMEKYLPRRFPVIVRSTDHLLTLLKTDPYADFQIPPAAKRVVTFLSQPVKEDPVLPVELDGATILSMKGAEVFTAYVPHEGGPIFMTLIERTLGKNVTTRTWDTIKKCAAA from the coding sequence ATGCCTCGTTACGTTGCATTTTTGCGCGGCGTCAGCCCCATGAACCTGAAGATGGCCGATCTCAAGGCATGCTTCGAGAAGATGGGATTTACGGACGTTAGAACGGTTTTGTCCAGCGGAAACGTGGTTTTTACGGCGGATTGTGCAGGCGTCAAAAAGTCGGAAGCCGATCTGACCCTGGCGATTGAAGCCGGCATGGAGAAATATCTCCCTCGTCGCTTTCCGGTCATCGTGCGCAGCACCGACCATCTGCTGACCTTGCTGAAGACGGACCCCTACGCTGATTTTCAGATCCCGCCAGCAGCAAAGCGGGTCGTGACTTTCTTGAGCCAACCGGTCAAGGAAGACCCGGTGCTGCCCGTTGAGCTGGACGGGGCCACAATCCTGAGCATGAAAGGTGCGGAGGTGTTCACGGCCTACGTTCCCCATGAGGGCGGGCCGATCTTCATGACACTCATCGAGAGAACGCTCGGCAAGAACGTGACGACGCGCACCTGGGACACAATCAAGAAATGCGCGGCAGCCTGA
- a CDS encoding SRPBCC domain-containing protein, whose amino-acid sequence MNHRLTPRSFERGVTIHAPVERVWDFLTEVAQMKVWMGKPEMALEIETDWIIGSPIVVRGVHNAPFRNTGNVLEFAPSTRLAYTHMSSFSRLADEPASYTTLEFVLAPANGATSLTLRASGFPTVTIYKHLQFYWAGTLEVLKQHVERSIAPPASVDPGGLGET is encoded by the coding sequence ATGAATCATCGGCTCACACCGCGCTCATTCGAGCGAGGCGTCACCATCCATGCACCGGTCGAGCGTGTTTGGGACTTCCTCACCGAGGTCGCGCAAATGAAGGTGTGGATGGGCAAGCCCGAGATGGCGCTTGAAATCGAAACGGATTGGATTATCGGATCTCCCATCGTTGTGCGGGGCGTTCATAACGCGCCTTTCCGGAACACCGGGAATGTCCTCGAGTTCGCGCCCAGCACGCGCCTTGCCTATACGCATATGAGTTCCTTCTCCCGGCTTGCGGACGAGCCGGCGAGCTATACGACGCTTGAATTTGTCCTGGCCCCGGCGAACGGCGCGACGTCTCTCACGCTAAGAGCGAGTGGATTTCCGACGGTCACGATCTACAAGCATCTACAGTTCTATTGGGCCGGAACGCTGGAAGTACTCAAGCAGCATGTAGAGCGGAGTATTGCACCGCCGGCCAGCGTTGATCCTGGTGGACTTGGCGAGACCTAG
- a CDS encoding peptidoglycan-binding protein has translation MGIRGRLTATGLALLTLSACATNEALTAPVEAESGTVPVYRRADVDRDPMASKDRSGDYREIYSPPPPPPPRTDAVPQRPLPPAPARPSAPVASASPASGLELPVLAKPGECYARVVIPARFDTTSERVLKSPQSDRIEIEPARYEWMEQRVMVKPESERIIEVAPAQYRWTEDRVLVTPAGETVEEVPARFHWVEEREMVKPATQVWKPGRGLIEKLNDATGEIMCLVEVPAEYRTIRKKVIDAPATTRRTATAAEYKIVRRQELVKPAEIRRETIPAQYETVRVRKLVSAAQERRIVIPAEYETVERQVEVASSRLEWRSVLCETNATADTIRDLQRALANTGYSPGKIDGKLGPATMSAVRAYQNSVGLAQGGVTSETLNRLGVSR, from the coding sequence ATGGGTATTCGGGGAAGGTTGACGGCCACGGGCCTGGCGCTGCTGACACTGTCGGCCTGCGCCACCAATGAAGCCTTGACCGCTCCGGTGGAAGCCGAATCGGGGACCGTGCCGGTCTATCGCCGCGCCGATGTCGATCGCGACCCGATGGCGAGCAAGGATCGCTCCGGCGACTATCGCGAAATCTATTCCCCGCCCCCACCCCCGCCCCCACGCACCGATGCCGTGCCACAGCGGCCACTGCCGCCCGCACCTGCGCGTCCGTCGGCGCCAGTGGCTTCGGCGAGCCCGGCCAGCGGCCTGGAGTTGCCGGTACTCGCCAAGCCGGGCGAGTGCTATGCCCGCGTGGTGATCCCGGCGCGCTTCGATACCACCAGCGAGCGCGTGCTCAAGTCTCCGCAAAGCGATCGCATCGAAATCGAACCAGCGCGCTACGAGTGGATGGAACAGCGCGTGATGGTCAAGCCGGAAAGCGAGCGCATCATCGAAGTGGCGCCAGCGCAGTACCGCTGGACCGAAGATCGCGTACTGGTCACACCGGCCGGCGAAACGGTCGAGGAAGTGCCGGCCCGGTTTCATTGGGTCGAAGAACGCGAAATGGTCAAGCCGGCCACCCAGGTATGGAAGCCCGGCCGCGGCCTGATCGAGAAGCTCAACGATGCCACCGGCGAGATCATGTGCCTGGTGGAGGTGCCGGCCGAGTACCGCACGATCCGCAAGAAGGTCATCGACGCGCCGGCCACGACGCGTCGCACCGCCACGGCGGCCGAATACAAGATCGTGCGCCGCCAGGAACTGGTGAAGCCGGCGGAAATCCGCCGCGAGACGATCCCCGCACAGTACGAGACCGTACGCGTGCGCAAACTGGTGTCCGCGGCACAGGAACGACGCATCGTCATTCCCGCCGAATATGAAACGGTGGAGCGTCAGGTCGAGGTGGCGTCCAGCCGCCTGGAATGGCGTTCGGTGCTGTGCGAAACCAATGCCACGGCGGATACGATCCGCGATCTGCAGCGCGCACTGGCCAATACCGGCTACTCGCCCGGCAAGATCGACGGCAAGCTCGGTCCGGCCACGATGTCGGCGGTGCGTGCCTATCAGAACAGTGTCGGTCTGGCTCAGGGCGGTGTGACCAGCGAGACCCTCAATCGTCTCGGCGTTTCCCGCTAA
- a CDS encoding helix-turn-helix transcriptional regulator — MTAAQDRPANAATPVGRMLREWRTARRISQLDLALDSDISTRHLSCIETGKAQPGRALLDQLADTLDIPLRERNALLLAAGYAPIYRESGLSAPELQLLARAVDSILAQQEPYPAFAVDRCWNVLAANRGMTRLLGSIKTGGPRHGNILRQVFDPGDMRPHIGNWDEVAGDLIRHLLDAIARNPADQALQTLRDEVLAFTDVPDHWRHRDARAPLPVTTTVFVGPSGPLSFFSTLTGFGTSWDITAEETRIECMHPVDDATRAYCRALAERDS, encoded by the coding sequence ATGACCGCAGCTCAAGACAGGCCCGCCAATGCCGCGACACCCGTCGGCCGCATGCTGCGTGAATGGCGGACGGCGCGCCGCATCAGCCAGCTCGATCTTGCGCTGGATAGCGATATCTCGACGCGCCATCTCAGCTGCATCGAGACCGGCAAAGCTCAGCCTGGCCGTGCGCTGCTCGATCAGCTCGCCGACACACTCGACATACCTTTGCGTGAACGCAATGCGCTGCTGCTGGCCGCCGGTTATGCGCCGATCTATCGCGAATCCGGCCTGTCTGCGCCGGAGCTGCAGCTGCTCGCGCGCGCCGTCGATTCCATTCTCGCGCAGCAGGAGCCGTACCCGGCGTTCGCAGTCGACCGCTGCTGGAACGTGCTCGCCGCGAACCGGGGCATGACGCGGCTGCTCGGGTCGATCAAAACGGGCGGGCCGCGTCACGGCAACATTCTGCGGCAGGTGTTCGACCCTGGGGACATGCGCCCCCACATCGGCAACTGGGACGAGGTCGCGGGCGATCTGATCCGTCATCTCCTGGATGCCATTGCCCGCAATCCGGCCGACCAGGCCTTGCAGACGCTGCGTGACGAGGTGCTGGCCTTTACCGACGTTCCCGACCACTGGCGCCACCGTGACGCGCGGGCACCGCTGCCCGTCACCACCACCGTCTTCGTCGGCCCCAGTGGGCCACTGAGCTTTTTTTCCACGCTGACCGGCTTTGGCACCAGCTGGGATATCACTGCGGAGGAGACGCGCATCGAATGCATGCACCCCGTCGACGACGCCACGCGCGCGTATTGCCGGGCGCTCGCAGAGCGGGATTCGTGA
- a CDS encoding DUF58 domain-containing protein has product MNLSGRGLGSAALILLIGIAEQWAGGPGLWSLLAAGWLLLWTLDGVYAHRLSLTVRQDRTPAPRLGRRWQARIEVHAVHGKARAARIYLPTPSLFSGRDVRLEWEHLDQPALVQADWTPTQLGHWVWPSLQLRVLGPLGLGWWRRKLPAPGEAQAVRLDTGRVQSAEAGTARYGLEAAITAGPGAEPCGLRDYRAGDALRDIAWRASSRRDRWLTREYTDEQQLQLMLVIDAGRAGRQQIGELMRLHHAVNAAARIAERAVALGDRVGLLVYDPQGLRMQQTPLAGLAALRRIQGSLTQLDSAATEADPIPAALALRRLCRQRTLILWFTDIDSGASASPLQNAVSLLVPKHLPLFAGFEDSALEALTRRQPTRWQDPYVRLAAMQAQHAAQLQRASLRHHGCEVVSAAPTEIDARLLTRYRALRSMRHI; this is encoded by the coding sequence ATGAACCTGTCGGGTCGCGGACTCGGCTCGGCGGCGCTGATCCTGCTGATCGGCATCGCCGAGCAGTGGGCCGGCGGCCCCGGGCTGTGGTCGCTGCTCGCCGCCGGCTGGTTGCTGCTGTGGACGCTCGACGGCGTCTATGCCCACCGCCTGAGCCTGACGGTGCGGCAGGATCGCACACCCGCGCCACGTCTCGGCCGACGTTGGCAAGCCCGCATCGAAGTCCACGCCGTGCACGGCAAGGCTCGCGCGGCCCGGATCTATCTGCCGACGCCGAGCTTGTTTTCGGGTCGCGATGTACGGCTCGAATGGGAACATCTGGATCAGCCTGCGCTTGTGCAAGCAGACTGGACGCCGACTCAACTCGGTCACTGGGTCTGGCCCTCACTACAGCTTCGTGTGCTGGGTCCGCTCGGCCTGGGATGGTGGCGGCGCAAGCTGCCCGCGCCGGGTGAAGCGCAAGCGGTACGACTCGATACCGGCCGCGTGCAAAGTGCTGAAGCTGGCACCGCCCGCTACGGTCTCGAGGCCGCCATCACCGCCGGCCCCGGTGCGGAACCCTGTGGTTTGCGTGACTACCGCGCCGGCGACGCCTTGCGCGACATCGCCTGGCGCGCCTCGTCCCGGCGCGACCGCTGGCTTACCCGCGAATATACCGACGAACAGCAACTCCAACTGATGCTGGTGATCGACGCCGGTCGTGCCGGTCGCCAGCAGATCGGCGAACTGATGCGTCTGCATCACGCCGTCAACGCCGCCGCCCGAATCGCCGAACGGGCCGTCGCTCTGGGAGATCGCGTCGGGCTGCTGGTCTATGACCCGCAAGGCTTGCGCATGCAGCAAACGCCCCTCGCCGGACTGGCCGCCCTGCGCCGGATTCAAGGATCACTCACGCAACTGGATAGTGCAGCCACCGAAGCCGATCCGATTCCTGCCGCCCTGGCCCTGCGACGGCTGTGTCGCCAGCGCACGTTGATACTCTGGTTCACCGACATCGACAGCGGCGCCAGCGCCTCGCCGCTGCAAAACGCCGTCTCGCTGCTGGTGCCCAAGCACCTGCCCCTGTTCGCCGGTTTCGAGGACAGCGCCCTCGAAGCGCTCACGCGACGCCAGCCGACCCGCTGGCAGGACCCCTACGTTCGGCTTGCCGCGATGCAGGCGCAGCACGCGGCCCAGCTGCAACGTGCCAGCCTTCGTCACCACGGCTGCGAAGTCGTATCGGCGGCGCCGACGGAGATCGACGCGCGCCTCCTGACACGCTATCGGGCGCTACGATCGATGCGTCACATATGA